A stretch of the Bacillus sp. FJAT-18017 genome encodes the following:
- a CDS encoding PLD nuclease N-terminal domain-containing protein encodes MEALEGISWGLLLPVLLISLLLLVVALVDLIRIERTNGPKWVWAIVIVVITTFGPILYFVFGRRNY; translated from the coding sequence ATGGAAGCTTTAGAAGGAATTAGCTGGGGTTTGCTGCTTCCGGTGCTGTTGATTTCACTACTGTTGCTAGTGGTGGCGTTGGTTGATCTGATTCGTATAGAGAGGACGAATGGTCCTAAATGGGTTTGGGCAATTGTTATAGTCGTTATTACCACATTCGGCCCGATTCTTTATTTTGTTTTTGGAAGGAGAAATTACTGA
- a CDS encoding ABC transporter ATP-binding protein produces the protein MPLVQIDGLRKNFKGNEVIKGLDFVLKKGKCTALLGPNGAGKTTTLRMLSGLMEPSSGTIVFNDAQKGEDIRKFIGYLPQYPVFYDWMTGSEFLSYAGRLAGLSTKEAKQRTSELLELVGIADASRRAVGKYSGGMKQRLGIAQALIHRPKLIMLDEPVSALDPFGRREVLELLEKLKRETTILFSTHILNDAEEVCDELLFLHNGQIVESGTMDDLRKRHSESKIELQFKDKAEIFASSFTSYPFVQNSNVIGSQLNVYVSDIDLARRVFLKEAADHDVPLTKFETSSMTLEDIFMKVVAI, from the coding sequence ATGCCTCTTGTCCAAATTGATGGGCTGAGGAAAAACTTCAAGGGGAATGAAGTCATCAAGGGCCTTGATTTTGTTTTAAAAAAAGGAAAATGTACAGCTTTGCTTGGTCCAAACGGGGCCGGAAAGACAACAACACTGCGGATGCTGTCTGGATTAATGGAACCTTCTTCTGGAACTATCGTGTTCAACGATGCTCAAAAAGGCGAGGATATCCGAAAGTTTATAGGGTATCTGCCACAATATCCAGTATTTTATGACTGGATGACAGGTTCAGAGTTTCTTAGTTATGCCGGGAGGCTTGCAGGTCTCTCGACGAAAGAAGCGAAACAGCGGACGAGTGAATTATTGGAATTGGTAGGGATAGCAGACGCCAGCCGAAGGGCCGTAGGCAAATATTCGGGGGGTATGAAACAGAGATTGGGGATAGCACAGGCACTCATCCATCGCCCAAAGCTGATCATGCTTGATGAGCCAGTTTCAGCCCTGGATCCATTTGGACGGAGGGAAGTCCTTGAACTATTGGAAAAACTGAAAAGAGAAACAACAATCCTTTTTTCGACTCATATATTGAATGATGCCGAAGAGGTTTGTGACGAGCTGCTTTTTTTACATAATGGGCAAATCGTCGAATCAGGAACAATGGATGATTTGAGGAAGCGCCACAGCGAGTCCAAAATTGAGCTGCAATTCAAAGATAAAGCAGAAATTTTTGCCTCATCCTTTACTTCCTATCCATTTGTTCAAAATTCAAATGTCATTGGCAGCCAGCTTAATGTTTACGTGAGCGATATTGACCTGGCCAGGAGAGTCTTTTTAAAGGAGGCGGCAGACCACGATGTGCCGCTTACAAAGTTTGAAACAAGCAGCATGACATTAGAGGACATTTTCATGAAGGTGGTGGCAATATGA
- a CDS encoding PstS family phosphate ABC transporter substrate-binding protein has product MKRNTVLVVMFFIVAPLVLSFGSLGIMMVRNEEIGYPVLLLYIAGAVFAAHQFAKNDKASISQAARYIPVAIPAFVAAFLAALLMIITKGFLGADWWGVYVFGFFPFLPNSFITFLTGQHIAGLLAPFLYYSTFLVSYMVYFRNNPLRMGAIFSGTTAFIVCFSVIGIVHWQRSQEVLPSYGFEYGNGYSSVDLEPYYVNYPDNRLPRLDEPASFQIDKKEEMPVLDGAEAAFPVYSAFANEVYSGIGDENYDKKRQVEIVSFTNTIYAFERLVNGEVDVFFGAQPSQAQKELAERSDKELVMTPIGKEAFVFFVNSKNPVNNLTTDQIKGIYSGKITNWSKAGGNDDKIIAFQRPEDSGSQTIMQVVMGDTPLMNPLKEEIMGMGDLIEEVANYRNYKNSLGYSFRFFATGMNPNKEIKLISVDGIEPSEENIRSGKYPFVVNLYAVTLKDNPNKNLKPFLEWMEGPQGQYIVGEIGYVPLN; this is encoded by the coding sequence TTGAAAAGGAATACGGTTTTGGTGGTAATGTTCTTTATTGTTGCACCACTGGTACTTTCATTTGGTTCACTTGGAATTATGATGGTACGGAACGAAGAGATTGGATACCCTGTGCTTTTGTTGTATATTGCAGGGGCTGTTTTTGCAGCGCATCAGTTTGCGAAAAACGATAAAGCATCCATATCGCAGGCTGCCAGGTATATACCGGTCGCCATCCCTGCTTTTGTGGCAGCATTCCTGGCTGCTTTGTTAATGATTATTACAAAAGGATTTTTAGGGGCTGATTGGTGGGGAGTCTATGTTTTTGGATTCTTTCCTTTTTTACCAAACAGTTTTATTACTTTTTTGACCGGACAGCATATAGCGGGATTGTTGGCGCCATTCCTCTATTATTCCACTTTCCTGGTAAGCTATATGGTCTATTTTAGGAATAACCCCCTGAGGATGGGTGCTATCTTTTCTGGTACTACGGCCTTTATAGTATGTTTTTCAGTGATAGGCATAGTGCACTGGCAAAGGAGCCAGGAAGTTCTCCCATCATACGGCTTTGAATATGGCAATGGCTATTCAAGTGTTGACCTGGAACCCTATTACGTAAATTATCCAGACAACAGGCTTCCGAGGCTGGATGAACCAGCTTCATTCCAAATTGATAAAAAAGAAGAAATGCCCGTCCTCGACGGAGCGGAGGCTGCATTCCCAGTTTATTCAGCATTCGCAAATGAAGTGTATTCAGGTATTGGCGATGAAAATTATGATAAAAAAAGGCAAGTAGAGATTGTCAGCTTTACGAATACAATTTATGCGTTCGAACGGCTGGTGAATGGAGAAGTAGACGTGTTCTTTGGTGCACAGCCATCCCAGGCACAAAAAGAGTTGGCCGAGCGGTCCGATAAGGAGCTTGTAATGACTCCAATCGGCAAGGAAGCATTCGTTTTTTTCGTAAACAGCAAAAATCCTGTAAATAACCTGACAACCGATCAAATCAAAGGTATTTATTCCGGAAAAATAACAAACTGGAGCAAAGCGGGCGGGAATGATGATAAAATTATAGCCTTTCAGCGCCCTGAAGATTCAGGGTCGCAAACAATCATGCAGGTGGTCATGGGGGATACGCCTTTAATGAACCCCTTGAAAGAAGAAATTATGGGGATGGGTGACCTGATAGAGGAAGTTGCAAACTATCGCAACTATAAAAATTCGCTTGGTTATTCGTTTCGTTTTTTTGCAACCGGCATGAATCCGAATAAGGAGATTAAACTGATATCTGTTGACGGGATTGAACCGAGTGAGGAAAACATCCGCTCCGGGAAGTACCCGTTTGTAGTAAACCTTTATGCGGTCACTTTAAAAGACAATCCAAATAAAAACCTAAAGCCTTTCCTCGAATGGATGGAGGGTCCACAGGGTCAGTACATTGTTGGTGAAATTGGATATGTTCCACTTAATTAG
- a CDS encoding carboxypeptidase M32, which produces MEQKVASGSLQEKIQHFKALDEKISHFSSIAGLTDWDQKVMAPKKGRARFAKAIGTLRTEAFKLSISEEMGRLLEALTNEKAQMVLDEVTTAQVRERNDFYQRSKAIPEEMFKEYSILTAEANDAWEFARENNDFAHFAPYLEQIVAFKRKFAEIYGYEKHPYDALLDEYEPGFTVEKLDSLFSALRQSSVELLNRIKESPNQTPAHIFDQRFDIEKQKEFNRYILPIIGYDLEAGRLDETVHPFALAINTGDVRITTRYLEDNVLSALFGTIHEAGHGKYEQNIDKKFEDTVLASGTSFGIHESQSRFLENMVGRSREFWNYFYPRLVEMFPEQLGDVKEEDFYRAVNTVKPSLIRIEADELTYNLHIMVRYEIEKALIGGELEVHYLPQVWNKKMEEYLGVVPESDSEGVLQDVHWSFGGFGYFPSYSLGNLYAAQIMKAIKKDVPDFEAAISKGDFTSVDAWLKEKIHQYGALFRPSELIVRATGEELNASYLTEYLEEKYTNVYKL; this is translated from the coding sequence CAAAAGCGATTGGGACTCTCAGGACTGAGGCATTTAAGCTTTCCATTTCAGAAGAAATGGGACGATTGTTGGAAGCGCTGACCAATGAAAAGGCCCAAATGGTACTGGACGAGGTTACAACTGCCCAGGTGCGCGAACGGAATGACTTTTATCAACGTTCAAAAGCTATACCTGAGGAGATGTTCAAAGAATATTCCATCCTGACTGCCGAGGCAAATGACGCTTGGGAGTTTGCCAGAGAAAATAATGATTTTGCACATTTTGCGCCATATCTGGAGCAAATCGTTGCCTTCAAACGGAAATTTGCTGAAATCTATGGATATGAAAAGCATCCATACGATGCACTGCTTGACGAATATGAGCCTGGATTTACGGTCGAAAAACTTGACTCACTGTTCTCTGCCTTGAGGCAATCAAGTGTTGAATTGCTGAATCGGATCAAAGAGTCGCCCAACCAAACACCAGCACATATTTTTGATCAAAGGTTCGATATTGAAAAACAAAAGGAATTCAATCGATATATTCTACCCATTATAGGGTACGACTTGGAAGCAGGGAGGCTCGATGAAACAGTACACCCATTCGCTCTTGCAATAAATACAGGTGATGTCAGAATCACAACAAGATATCTTGAAGATAACGTCTTAAGCGCGCTTTTCGGAACCATCCATGAAGCAGGCCATGGCAAATATGAGCAAAATATTGATAAAAAGTTCGAAGACACCGTTCTTGCCAGTGGAACTTCATTTGGAATTCATGAATCACAATCAAGGTTTTTAGAGAACATGGTGGGCCGAAGCAGGGAGTTCTGGAATTATTTCTATCCAAGACTAGTTGAAATGTTCCCGGAACAGCTTGGGGATGTAAAGGAAGAGGATTTCTACCGGGCGGTAAATACTGTTAAGCCATCTCTTATCCGGATAGAAGCGGATGAATTGACCTATAATCTCCACATTATGGTCCGATACGAAATTGAGAAGGCATTGATTGGCGGGGAACTTGAAGTCCATTATCTTCCTCAAGTATGGAATAAGAAGATGGAAGAATATCTTGGTGTTGTTCCAGAATCAGATAGCGAAGGAGTTCTGCAGGATGTGCATTGGTCATTCGGCGGTTTCGGATATTTCCCGTCCTATTCGCTTGGGAACCTGTATGCTGCCCAAATCATGAAAGCTATTAAAAAGGATGTCCCTGATTTTGAAGCGGCTATTTCAAAGGGCGACTTTACGTCAGTGGATGCCTGGCTAAAGGAAAAAATCCATCAATATGGTGCACTCTTTCGTCCAAGCGAACTAATCGTCCGCGCTACTGGTGAAGAGTTGAATGCCAGCTATTTGACAGAATATCTGGAAGAAAAATACACAAACGTTTACAAATTATAA